The following are encoded together in the Leuconostoc mesenteroides subsp. mesenteroides ATCC 8293 genome:
- the murD gene encoding UDP-N-acetylmuramoyl-L-alanine--D-glutamate ligase encodes MQATDFKNKKVMVFGWARSGKAAAQLLTKLGSKVTVVNGGEFDAQDATYRSLLAADVTLIGTDNAETLDSTYDYLIKNPGINYDHPLVQKAEKLNIPILTEVEIALSTFNGRLIAVTGSNGKTTTTSLIRDMLKADGQNVITAGNIGVPVSEVVFDLTREDTLLLELSSFQLLGLPDIQPDIALVTNIFSNHLDYHKTRANYVAAKFRITRHQNANQYLVLNADGQDTEKFKNETEAQVLEFSRTKQHFPVAFSNGNLTLTDEIVMPTKDIKLVGPHNQENILAAVTVANLAGVSKPAIREVLKTFSGVAHRLQYLFTAGDVKYYNDSKATDIEATQTALDSFDCPTIWIGGGLERGDDLERLLPNLKNVKAVIAVGETQQKIVTLAREAGKPVIAVTDVEHAAPVAVQLASPGDVVLLSPAQASWDQYSSFEERGDNFVASLKETLNS; translated from the coding sequence ATGCAAGCAACAGATTTTAAAAACAAAAAAGTAATGGTATTTGGTTGGGCACGCTCAGGAAAAGCAGCAGCACAACTATTAACAAAATTAGGTAGCAAAGTTACAGTGGTCAATGGCGGCGAATTTGATGCGCAAGATGCTACTTATCGATCGTTATTGGCTGCTGATGTAACATTGATTGGCACGGACAATGCCGAAACGCTTGATAGCACATATGATTACCTGATTAAAAATCCTGGTATTAATTATGACCATCCTTTAGTGCAAAAAGCTGAAAAACTTAATATTCCTATATTGACAGAAGTTGAGATTGCCTTGAGCACTTTTAATGGTCGCTTGATAGCAGTAACTGGCTCGAACGGAAAAACAACAACTACATCATTAATTCGTGATATGTTGAAGGCTGACGGCCAAAATGTAATAACTGCGGGAAATATCGGTGTTCCAGTTAGTGAAGTGGTTTTTGATTTAACTCGAGAAGATACTTTATTATTGGAGTTATCTAGCTTCCAATTATTAGGACTACCTGATATCCAACCAGACATCGCGTTGGTTACTAATATTTTTTCAAATCATTTAGATTACCATAAAACGCGCGCCAACTATGTTGCTGCTAAATTCCGCATTACGCGTCATCAAAATGCTAATCAATACTTGGTTTTAAATGCTGATGGGCAAGATACAGAAAAGTTTAAAAATGAAACTGAGGCTCAAGTTTTAGAATTTTCTAGAACAAAACAGCATTTTCCAGTTGCATTTTCGAATGGTAATTTGACATTAACAGATGAAATTGTGATGCCTACTAAGGATATTAAGTTAGTAGGACCACATAATCAGGAAAATATTTTAGCTGCTGTAACAGTAGCTAATTTAGCCGGTGTGTCTAAACCAGCTATTCGAGAAGTTTTAAAAACGTTTAGTGGTGTAGCACATCGACTGCAATATCTGTTCACAGCTGGTGATGTTAAATACTATAACGATTCTAAAGCAACAGATATTGAAGCCACCCAAACCGCTTTGGATAGTTTTGATTGTCCAACGATATGGATTGGAGGCGGTTTAGAGCGTGGCGATGATTTGGAACGTTTGCTACCAAATCTAAAAAATGTGAAGGCAGTTATTGCTGTTGGAGAAACGCAACAAAAAATTGTAACACTTGCACGTGAGGCTGGAAAACCAGTGATTGCTGTGACTGATGTCGAACATGCTGCGCCAGTAGCTGTTCAATTAGCTTCACCAGGAGATGTAGTGTTGCTTTCTCCGGCACAGGCAAGTTGGGATCAATATAGTAGCTTTGAAGAGCGCGGTGATAATTTTGTTGCATCACTGAAAGAAACATTGAATTCATGA
- the mraY gene encoding phospho-N-acetylmuramoyl-pentapeptide-transferase yields MTEYFWAFTRAFIVTVIFMPAVIKFLKQSKEQAVIRKLGPDHQSKAGTPSMGGALFIAAASLSALIGSVAYSGKIGFVMVLIPILAVVAYAIIGGIDDALKMIHHADDGFRFIPKLLAQTLCAVVIMIIMWIMQIPLILNIPFIGVFNLGIFYFIFLWFWLVGWSNATNLTDGLDGLLTGTSLIVYLVYTWIALGVHNHIIVIFNASIIGALVGFLLFNKPKAKIFMGDTGSLALGAGLAIESIVLGIPFSLLWFGLIFVIETLSVVIQTIGYHFWKKRIFPMAPIHHSFEKFGWNEWQIDALFWIVTAIIGIIGILYMS; encoded by the coding sequence ATGACAGAGTATTTTTGGGCATTCACCCGTGCGTTTATTGTTACTGTAATATTCATGCCTGCGGTGATCAAATTTTTAAAACAATCTAAAGAACAGGCCGTAATTCGGAAACTTGGGCCTGACCATCAATCTAAAGCAGGTACACCAAGTATGGGTGGGGCATTGTTTATTGCAGCTGCATCGCTAAGCGCACTGATTGGTAGTGTCGCTTATTCGGGTAAAATTGGATTTGTAATGGTGCTTATACCCATCTTGGCAGTTGTTGCTTACGCAATTATTGGTGGCATTGATGATGCGTTGAAAATGATTCATCATGCGGATGATGGTTTCCGCTTCATACCAAAACTTTTGGCGCAAACGTTATGTGCGGTTGTCATCATGATTATTATGTGGATTATGCAAATACCACTCATATTAAATATACCGTTTATTGGTGTTTTTAATTTAGGAATCTTTTACTTCATTTTCCTGTGGTTTTGGCTGGTGGGTTGGTCAAATGCGACTAACTTAACAGATGGCTTAGATGGTCTACTAACGGGGACAAGTCTTATTGTCTATCTCGTATATACGTGGATTGCTTTAGGAGTTCATAACCATATAATTGTGATTTTTAACGCCTCAATTATCGGTGCGTTGGTTGGCTTTTTGTTATTTAACAAACCAAAAGCAAAAATTTTTATGGGCGATACCGGATCTTTAGCTTTGGGTGCTGGGCTGGCAATCGAATCAATTGTACTTGGCATTCCTTTTTCACTTTTATGGTTTGGGTTGATTTTTGTTATCGAGACCCTATCAGTAGTTATTCAAACAATTGGCTATCATTTCTGGAAAAAGCGAATTTTTCCCATGGCGCCAATACATCACTCATTTGAAAAGTTTGGCTGGAATGAATGGCAAATTGATGCCTTGTTCTGGATTGTAACTGCAATCATAGGAATTATTGGTATTTTGTATATGAGTTAA
- a CDS encoding penicillin-binding protein: MKNKVRRIPHKKITKNAKTFGVLLLIATTIVILGLGVRLFIIAGNKSVDGHNLTKATREAFMGKQNIIASRGKIFDSDGQVLAENTTVYNMYAILNKNQKDTDGKPLYVTDKAKVARELSKVINLKEKEIYKRLSSKQFQVEFGTAGKNLTISQHNKIEKMKLSGISFTSHQARTYPNDQMASHLIGNVNMVEGSSGQSTISGIMGIEASENKLLSGKNGIKSYQGQKTDSSKSVKNGDDVYLTLDSSLQTTLETRMDTFVKATKPTAAVAVLMEAKTGRIVAATQRPNFNPNDKSDTPTVWSNLLDQGAFEPGSTMKGITLAAAIDTGKWQPNATFQSGTYLIDGKEVTDSFGDDQGQMTYREGFWRSSNVAFAKTEQKIGAQTWKNYLEKFKFLQSTQSGLNGEEAGSISFSYAIDQANTAFGQAIRVTPLQMIQAYSAIANNGKEIRPYFIDKIVNSSTGEIVKQGKTTTVGHPIKASTAKQVRKYMIDVVNKSDGTAKEFDLSDYGYQIAAKTGTAQISENGQYSQTYKDAIHSVMVLAPEKNPKYIFYMAVKQPSKLPDGDIQPTMSKLFKPLMLQALNDSDSAVKSKTTKQTVPNVVGQSISSAKSTMTKAGFRVAVVGSKGKITSQSLLANQKSLTNQLVILTAKGNTYMPNMIGWSLVDAQTFANKIGFKLTWKGSGFISGQSIAENQLIVKSSVVSIALKEKE; encoded by the coding sequence ATGAAAAACAAAGTGAGACGGATACCACACAAAAAAATCACGAAAAACGCCAAGACCTTTGGCGTTCTGCTGCTTATCGCAACGACCATCGTGATTTTAGGACTTGGTGTGCGTCTTTTTATTATCGCGGGTAATAAATCGGTAGATGGTCATAATCTTACAAAAGCCACACGTGAGGCCTTTATGGGAAAACAAAATATTATTGCCTCTCGTGGCAAAATATTTGATTCGGACGGGCAGGTGTTGGCAGAAAATACCACAGTCTATAATATGTACGCAATATTGAATAAAAATCAGAAAGATACTGATGGTAAGCCATTGTACGTAACGGACAAAGCTAAAGTCGCTCGTGAGTTAAGCAAGGTAATCAATCTAAAAGAAAAAGAAATCTATAAACGCTTGTCCAGTAAACAATTTCAAGTTGAGTTTGGTACCGCGGGTAAAAACTTGACGATTTCGCAACATAATAAAATTGAGAAAATGAAGCTTTCAGGTATCTCATTTACTTCACATCAGGCTCGAACATATCCTAATGATCAGATGGCTTCGCATCTGATTGGAAATGTGAACATGGTTGAAGGTAGTAGTGGTCAGTCAACTATATCTGGCATAATGGGTATTGAAGCATCAGAAAACAAATTGCTATCAGGTAAAAACGGTATCAAGAGTTATCAGGGGCAAAAAACTGATAGCAGTAAAAGTGTTAAAAATGGAGATGACGTTTATCTCACGTTAGATTCTTCGCTACAGACAACGTTGGAAACACGAATGGACACATTTGTGAAAGCCACTAAACCAACAGCAGCAGTTGCTGTGTTAATGGAAGCTAAAACAGGTCGTATTGTCGCAGCAACGCAACGACCTAATTTTAATCCTAATGATAAATCAGATACTCCAACAGTCTGGTCCAATTTGTTAGATCAAGGAGCCTTTGAGCCAGGATCTACCATGAAAGGCATAACATTAGCTGCAGCTATTGATACTGGTAAGTGGCAGCCTAACGCAACCTTCCAGTCAGGAACTTATCTGATTGACGGAAAGGAAGTGACAGATTCTTTTGGTGATGATCAAGGACAAATGACATATCGAGAGGGCTTCTGGCGTTCATCGAACGTCGCATTTGCAAAAACAGAGCAAAAAATTGGTGCACAGACGTGGAAAAATTATTTAGAAAAATTCAAGTTTTTGCAGTCAACCCAGTCAGGGCTAAATGGCGAAGAAGCAGGGTCAATCTCGTTTTCATATGCGATTGATCAAGCAAACACAGCGTTTGGTCAAGCAATCCGTGTTACACCCTTGCAAATGATACAAGCTTATTCAGCAATTGCCAATAATGGTAAAGAAATTAGACCGTACTTTATTGATAAAATTGTCAATTCGTCTACTGGAGAAATAGTTAAACAAGGTAAAACAACGACAGTTGGACATCCCATCAAAGCTAGTACGGCAAAGCAAGTCAGAAAATATATGATAGATGTTGTTAATAAGTCGGATGGAACTGCTAAGGAATTTGATCTTAGTGATTATGGTTATCAGATTGCTGCTAAAACAGGTACAGCTCAAATCAGTGAGAATGGTCAGTATTCACAGACTTATAAAGATGCTATCCATTCGGTGATGGTTCTGGCGCCGGAAAAAAATCCAAAATATATATTCTACATGGCTGTCAAGCAACCCTCAAAATTGCCTGACGGTGATATTCAACCAACAATGAGTAAACTATTTAAGCCTTTAATGCTCCAGGCTTTAAATGATAGTGATAGTGCGGTAAAATCAAAGACAACTAAACAAACAGTACCTAATGTAGTTGGGCAATCTATTTCAAGTGCAAAATCTACAATGACAAAGGCTGGATTTAGAGTTGCAGTTGTGGGATCAAAAGGTAAAATTACTAGTCAGTCATTGCTAGCTAATCAAAAGTCATTGACAAACCAATTAGTAATTTTGACTGCAAAAGGAAACACATATATGCCAAATATGATTGGTTGGAGTTTAGTTGATGCGCAAACATTTGCTAATAAAATAGGCTTCAAACTAACGTGGAAAGGTTCTGGATTTATTTCGGGCCAAAGTATAGCTGAAAACCAACTTATTGTAAAAAGTAGTGTTGTGTCAATTGCTTTAAAAGAGAAGGAGTAA
- the ftsL gene encoding cell division protein FtsL, translating to MAQNAYQYTPLAQQAPLTASQPRTHSRTKYKAAAWTKKERIMVAIVATVVLALMVGVVYTSMQTTKTTASVNAVQTKIDETKQNNDDLRTQVQTAMSKKNLDKVAKKYGMTLSDNSVRNINQ from the coding sequence ATGGCACAAAATGCATATCAATATACACCTTTAGCACAGCAAGCACCTTTAACAGCATCTCAGCCGCGTACTCATAGTCGTACTAAATATAAAGCAGCCGCTTGGACAAAAAAAGAGCGAATAATGGTAGCTATTGTTGCCACTGTTGTTTTGGCATTGATGGTTGGCGTTGTTTATACAAGCATGCAAACGACCAAAACAACAGCCAGTGTAAACGCAGTTCAAACCAAAATTGATGAAACTAAGCAAAATAATGACGATTTACGTACACAGGTGCAAACAGCCATGAGTAAAAAAAATCTAGATAAGGTTGCAAAAAAATATGGCATGACACTGTCTGACAACAGTGTGCGCAATATTAATCAATAA
- the rsmH gene encoding 16S rRNA (cytosine(1402)-N(4))-methyltransferase RsmH — MPFEHVTVLLHEAIALLDIKPEGTYVDATLGGGGHTGEILKQLTTGTLYSFDQDDTAIQYNAEQYADEIAAGKLVIIHKNFRTLTSALADYGVTAVDGIVYDLGVSSVQFDDGQRGFSYKYDAELDMRMDQRQALTAKTIVNEWPFNELMRVLSRYGEDRFPKQIARKIEQHRENAPINTTFELVDIIKEAIPAPARRKGGHPAKRSFQAFRIAVNDELGALEDSLTQALELLATDGKISVITFQSLEDRLVKQMFREKSSAPELPAGLPVLPGQFEADYELLTRKPISPSTEEMAINHRAESAKLRGIRRK; from the coding sequence ATGCCATTTGAACATGTAACAGTACTCTTACATGAGGCTATTGCTCTATTAGATATTAAACCAGAAGGAACTTATGTCGATGCTACATTAGGTGGCGGTGGACACACTGGAGAAATCTTAAAGCAACTCACAACCGGTACACTTTATAGTTTTGACCAAGATGATACAGCTATCCAATATAACGCTGAACAATACGCAGATGAAATCGCTGCTGGTAAATTAGTTATAATTCATAAAAATTTTCGGACATTAACCTCCGCATTAGCGGATTATGGTGTGACAGCAGTTGATGGTATTGTTTACGATTTGGGTGTTAGTTCTGTGCAATTTGATGATGGTCAGCGAGGGTTCAGTTATAAATATGATGCTGAACTTGATATGCGCATGGATCAACGCCAAGCATTAACAGCTAAAACAATTGTTAATGAGTGGCCGTTTAATGAATTGATGCGTGTTTTGAGCCGTTATGGAGAAGATCGCTTCCCTAAGCAAATTGCTCGAAAGATTGAGCAGCACCGTGAAAACGCACCAATTAATACGACTTTTGAATTGGTAGACATCATTAAAGAAGCAATTCCAGCACCCGCCCGTCGAAAGGGTGGACATCCTGCAAAACGCTCATTTCAAGCATTTCGTATTGCTGTCAATGACGAATTAGGTGCCTTAGAAGATTCATTAACTCAAGCACTTGAGTTATTAGCAACTGACGGCAAAATTAGTGTGATTACTTTTCAGTCATTAGAAGATCGCTTAGTAAAACAAATGTTTCGTGAAAAATCTTCGGCACCAGAATTACCTGCTGGTTTGCCAGTGCTACCGGGGCAATTTGAAGCTGATTATGAGTTATTAACGCGCAAACCAATTTCACCAAGCACAGAAGAGATGGCTATCAATCATCGTGCAGAGTCGGCGAAACTACGTGGCATAAGAAGAAAATAG
- the mraZ gene encoding division/cell wall cluster transcriptional repressor MraZ gives MFMGEYSHTLDTKSRLIIPAKFRNQLGDQFIITKWMEKSLRAMPMAVWEKLQEQLNQLPLGKKDARAFRRFVMAGALEAEFDKQGRIVVPNNLREYASLEKSVVVTGVGDSFEIWSAENWSAYTAETADDFDNIAEGLVDFDL, from the coding sequence ATGTTCATGGGTGAATATTCACATACGCTTGATACAAAGAGTCGCTTAATTATTCCGGCAAAATTTCGTAATCAACTCGGTGATCAATTCATTATTACAAAATGGATGGAGAAATCACTTCGCGCTATGCCGATGGCAGTTTGGGAAAAATTGCAAGAGCAGTTAAATCAATTACCATTAGGCAAGAAAGATGCACGTGCTTTTAGACGTTTTGTTATGGCTGGTGCATTAGAAGCCGAGTTTGATAAGCAGGGACGAATTGTTGTTCCTAATAATTTAAGAGAATACGCGTCACTAGAAAAAAGTGTTGTAGTTACCGGTGTTGGTGATTCATTTGAAATATGGAGTGCAGAGAATTGGTCAGCATATACGGCTGAAACTGCGGATGATTTTGATAATATTGCTGAAGGTTTGGTAGACTTCGACCTTTAA
- a CDS encoding DUF3397 family protein yields MQWWIWPLGGFIFWTVVIIFKKWTALKQASIKTLDIITIPNWIVLHQTMGYLFGISFVPWFLLVWLVVGIFLAWFLLQNNWRWQTFWRRYWQWSGLLAAIIVILITIIGLFLH; encoded by the coding sequence ATGCAATGGTGGATTTGGCCACTCGGTGGTTTTATTTTTTGGACAGTTGTCATTATATTTAAGAAATGGACAGCTTTAAAACAAGCATCTATTAAAACATTAGACATTATTACGATTCCTAACTGGATTGTATTGCACCAAACAATGGGTTATCTATTTGGTATTAGCTTTGTTCCTTGGTTTTTACTTGTATGGTTGGTCGTTGGGATCTTTTTAGCTTGGTTTTTATTGCAAAATAACTGGCGATGGCAAACATTTTGGCGAAGGTACTGGCAATGGAGTGGTTTATTGGCCGCAATAATTGTCATTTTGATAACAATTATTGGGTTATTCCTCCATTAA
- a CDS encoding DUF4044 domain-containing protein gives MTDEQNHRPVNTKLQAEIESKLNQHKVPKIDKKPRTRLEKMTLVMSWFMVILMAGSVIYAAISALGWL, from the coding sequence ATGACTGACGAACAAAACCATCGACCGGTTAACACAAAATTACAAGCCGAAATAGAATCAAAGTTAAACCAGCACAAGGTGCCAAAAATTGATAAAAAACCACGGACACGTCTCGAAAAAATGACGTTAGTTATGTCATGGTTTATGGTTATCTTAATGGCTGGATCAGTAATATACGCAGCTATTAGCGCATTAGGCTGGCTATAA
- a CDS encoding DAK2 domain-containing protein: protein MSVNSLTKITNVEFGKMINAAAAVLAANADKINKLNVFPVPDGDTGTNMSLSMASGAQYERDSLETEIGALAKATSKGLLMGARGNSGVILSQIFRGFSNSMAGKETLSARDLADALMSGAQVAYKSVMKPTEGTILTVIREAAAKANKVAEQTDDIVELMAAVQEAAQVALDSTPELLPVLKEVGVVDSGGQGLVFVLQAFYQVISGDFNEEDIKAPDNAELDQMVKELHAGAQASSSLDPADIKYGYCTEIMVQIGKGTTYDHDFDYQKFYDYLAELGDSLLVINDDEIVKVHVHTENPGKVISWGTHFGSLVKVKVDNMRDQQQTVIDAQRAEEARVEKIAAMQVPVSDTAVIAIAAGDGIAELFKSLGVHTVISGGQTMNPSTADIVKVIEDSGAKRAIILPNNSNIFMAAEQAVTLAEIPVEVVKTRTIQQGLTAMMGYNPDADLEQNAAEMSEMVADVKSAQVTQAVRETKFNGHEIHHGDWMGIIDGDIEVVAHNVESAAQEAIQKMIDDDSEIVTIIFGEGTKAKVAQKLKAFVEELDDGLEVEVHDGGQPLYPFFISVE, encoded by the coding sequence ATGTCAGTTAATTCACTAACAAAGATTACCAATGTTGAATTTGGTAAGATGATTAATGCTGCAGCGGCTGTACTTGCTGCTAATGCAGATAAAATTAATAAATTAAACGTATTTCCGGTTCCTGATGGCGATACAGGAACGAACATGAGCCTTTCAATGGCGAGTGGTGCGCAGTATGAGCGTGACTCACTAGAAACAGAAATTGGTGCTTTGGCCAAAGCTACTTCCAAGGGTTTACTGATGGGAGCACGTGGTAACTCAGGCGTGATATTATCACAAATTTTTCGTGGCTTTTCCAATAGTATGGCTGGAAAAGAAACACTATCGGCACGTGATCTAGCTGATGCATTAATGAGTGGTGCACAAGTGGCATATAAGTCAGTGATGAAACCTACTGAAGGAACAATCTTGACGGTTATTCGTGAGGCGGCAGCTAAAGCAAACAAGGTGGCTGAACAAACAGACGACATTGTTGAACTGATGGCTGCTGTTCAGGAAGCAGCACAAGTAGCTCTGGATTCAACGCCTGAATTGTTACCAGTCTTAAAAGAAGTGGGTGTTGTTGATTCTGGCGGACAAGGACTTGTTTTCGTATTGCAAGCTTTCTATCAAGTGATCAGTGGTGATTTTAATGAAGAAGATATTAAAGCACCTGATAATGCTGAGCTTGATCAAATGGTCAAGGAACTTCATGCGGGGGCGCAAGCTAGTAGCAGTTTAGATCCAGCAGATATTAAATATGGTTACTGTACTGAAATTATGGTTCAGATTGGTAAAGGCACAACATATGATCATGATTTTGATTACCAAAAGTTTTACGATTATTTAGCAGAATTAGGTGACTCTTTATTAGTTATCAACGATGATGAAATTGTTAAAGTACACGTGCATACTGAGAATCCTGGTAAAGTAATCAGTTGGGGAACACATTTTGGTTCACTAGTTAAAGTTAAAGTCGACAATATGCGCGATCAACAGCAAACAGTTATTGATGCACAACGTGCAGAAGAAGCACGTGTTGAAAAAATAGCTGCAATGCAGGTCCCAGTATCTGACACAGCAGTAATTGCCATTGCTGCTGGGGATGGTATTGCTGAACTTTTCAAAAGTTTAGGCGTTCATACTGTGATTTCTGGTGGACAGACAATGAATCCATCAACTGCTGATATTGTTAAGGTTATTGAAGATAGTGGCGCAAAAAGGGCTATTATTTTACCGAACAACAGCAATATTTTCATGGCAGCAGAACAGGCAGTTACATTAGCGGAAATTCCAGTAGAAGTTGTTAAAACACGTACAATTCAACAAGGATTAACAGCGATGATGGGCTATAACCCTGATGCTGATTTGGAACAAAATGCTGCAGAAATGTCAGAAATGGTGGCTGATGTAAAGTCGGCGCAAGTCACACAGGCAGTTCGCGAAACTAAATTTAATGGCCATGAAATTCATCATGGTGATTGGATGGGGATTATCGATGGTGACATTGAAGTCGTAGCTCACAATGTTGAATCAGCTGCGCAAGAAGCTATTCAAAAAATGATTGATGATGATTCTGAAATTGTGACAATTATTTTTGGTGAGGGAACAAAAGCTAAAGTTGCACAAAAGTTAAAAGCATTTGTGGAAGAATTAGATGACGGTCTAGAAGTCGAAGTTCACGATGGTGGACAACCATTGTATCCATTCTTCATATCAGTTGAATAA
- a CDS encoding Asp23/Gls24 family envelope stress response protein: MAIIIKTNNGDISLENDVIATIVGGSAIENPGVVGMASKATFRDGVNQILNRENYAKGVVVHQKDSGVAVDVYLVAQYGTKLSEISKSVQGKVKYNLDAFLGIHVSEVNVIVQGVRVSD; this comes from the coding sequence ATGGCAATTATAATTAAAACAAATAATGGCGATATTAGCCTTGAAAATGATGTTATTGCTACAATTGTTGGTGGATCTGCAATTGAAAATCCTGGTGTTGTTGGGATGGCATCTAAAGCAACTTTTCGCGATGGCGTTAATCAGATTCTGAATCGGGAAAACTATGCTAAAGGCGTTGTAGTTCATCAAAAAGATAGTGGTGTTGCAGTTGATGTCTACTTAGTTGCACAGTACGGTACTAAATTGTCCGAGATTTCAAAATCAGTTCAAGGTAAAGTAAAGTATAATCTTGACGCATTTTTGGGTATTCATGTTTCTGAGGTTAACGTGATTGTTCAGGGTGTTCGCGTCAGTGACTAG
- the rpmB gene encoding 50S ribosomal protein L28, producing the protein MAKDAITGARTRFGNQRSHALNSSRRSWKPNLQKVTVKINGAAPKKVYLTARTLKAGLKNGSIERV; encoded by the coding sequence ATGGCAAAAGATGCTATTACTGGTGCGCGTACACGCTTTGGTAACCAACGTTCACACGCGTTGAACTCAAGTCGTCGTAGCTGGAAGCCAAACTTGCAAAAAGTTACGGTTAAAATTAATGGTGCTGCACCAAAGAAAGTTTACTTGACAGCACGTACTTTGAAGGCTGGATTGAAGAACGGTTCTATCGAACGCGTTTAA
- the trxA gene encoding thioredoxin produces the protein MAVKTVEDATFNQETNTGVSITDFWATWCGPCRMQSPVLDVLSDEVDDVKFVKMDVDANPETPAAFGIRAIPTLLIKKDGEVVERLTGFHNKEQLAKILAKYTN, from the coding sequence ATGGCAGTTAAAACAGTAGAAGATGCAACTTTTAATCAAGAAACAAACACGGGCGTTAGCATAACAGATTTTTGGGCAACTTGGTGTGGTCCATGTCGCATGCAATCACCTGTTCTGGATGTGCTATCTGATGAAGTCGACGATGTGAAGTTTGTTAAAATGGATGTGGATGCTAACCCTGAAACTCCTGCTGCATTCGGTATTCGTGCTATTCCAACGCTTTTGATTAAAAAAGATGGAGAAGTTGTGGAACGCTTAACGGGATTCCATAATAAAGAACAATTAGCAAAGATTTTAGCTAAATATACAAATTAA
- a CDS encoding thiamine diphosphokinase has translation MQINILAGGPTELWPKNLFQEQGMWIGADRGAWYLYQKNIPMIMAVGDFDSLTDFELTTIQNHLAAQKIIHVKAEKDETDTELALMYAQDKNPDIIKVFGATGARIDHMLSNLWLMADEKFESIVEKTNFIDNANIVSYVTPGLSEIAKYPNSKYLGFMPLNDVENFKIIDAKYPLTLTKNKYKMWSSNEFISNSVHVSFDTGIIMITQSVDGEKQHGS, from the coding sequence ATGCAGATTAATATCTTAGCCGGTGGGCCAACGGAATTATGGCCCAAAAATTTATTTCAGGAACAAGGGATGTGGATTGGCGCTGATAGAGGTGCTTGGTATCTATACCAAAAAAATATACCAATGATCATGGCGGTTGGTGATTTTGATTCTCTAACAGATTTTGAATTAACCACAATTCAAAATCATTTAGCCGCGCAAAAAATTATTCATGTCAAGGCCGAAAAAGATGAAACAGACACAGAATTGGCCTTAATGTACGCTCAAGACAAAAATCCCGATATTATTAAAGTATTTGGTGCTACTGGTGCACGAATTGATCACATGTTGAGTAATTTGTGGTTAATGGCTGATGAAAAGTTTGAAAGTATTGTTGAAAAAACGAATTTTATTGATAATGCAAACATCGTGAGCTATGTTACACCTGGCTTAAGTGAGATTGCAAAGTATCCTAACTCAAAGTATTTAGGATTTATGCCGCTCAATGATGTTGAGAACTTCAAAATAATAGATGCCAAGTACCCATTGACACTAACAAAAAATAAGTATAAAATGTGGTCATCGAATGAATTTATATCAAATTCAGTTCACGTGTCCTTTGATACAGGAATCATAATGATTACGCAGTCTGTAGATGGAGAAAAACAACATGGCAGTTAA